From Candidatus Limnocylindrales bacterium, the proteins below share one genomic window:
- a CDS encoding HEAT repeat domain-containing protein: protein MKLSPGQAAVLASVLLTATSAGAQFTDHPAVKRYDRVAKGANVEEWKRRLTEETDVKTRLEAVDSLGTKGGEEGIRPLIEATADSDIRIRIKAIDYLGLMKAKEATPALMQLLFLSDTGREEKLRVLTALSRIPDPTTSARLLNYARTVADQELACHAVYALGEIGDASVRDGVEELRRTRPSPDMERLANDALVKIDTKRNAPKFEEPTMLELERKLARQPEKKSR from the coding sequence ATGAAGCTTTCGCCAGGGCAGGCCGCCGTGCTTGCCTCCGTCCTTTTGACCGCTACCAGCGCCGGTGCCCAGTTCACCGATCATCCGGCGGTGAAGCGTTACGACCGCGTGGCCAAGGGCGCCAACGTCGAGGAATGGAAGCGGCGCCTGACCGAAGAAACCGACGTCAAGACGCGCCTGGAGGCCGTCGATTCGCTCGGTACCAAGGGCGGCGAGGAAGGCATTCGTCCTTTGATCGAGGCCACCGCCGACAGCGACATCCGCATCCGCATCAAGGCCATCGACTACCTGGGGCTGATGAAGGCGAAGGAGGCCACGCCGGCCCTCATGCAGCTCCTCTTCCTCAGCGACACCGGCCGCGAGGAGAAGCTGCGGGTCCTGACGGCACTCAGCCGCATTCCCGATCCCACCACCAGCGCCCGCCTCCTGAACTACGCGAGAACCGTGGCCGACCAGGAACTGGCCTGCCACGCCGTCTACGCGCTCGGCGAAATCGGCGACGCCAGCGTCCGCGACGGCGTCGAGGAGCTGCGCAGGACGCGGCCCAGCCCCGACATGGAACGGCTGGCCAACGACGCGCTGGTCAAGATCGACACCAAGCGCAACGCACCCAAGTTCGAAGAGCCGACCATGCTCGAGCTCGAGCGAAAGCTGGCCAGGCAGCCCGAAAAGAAGAGCCGTTAG
- a CDS encoding cbb3-type cytochrome c oxidase subunit I, whose protein sequence is MSETHHHPELPFWRKYIFSVDHKVIGIQYGITALFFLFFGFCLIMLLRWQLAFPGQALPLIGGWFSDATMPGGVMLPEFYNQLGAMHGTIMVFLGVVPLAVGGFGNYVVPLQVGAPDMAFPKLNMASYWSFFVGGVVMLLSFFIPEGGAAQSGWTSYPPLASIAPEGQTWWLVGMLFLIFSSLLGSVNFIVTIMHLRAPGLTMMRLPFFVWAQLVTSFLLLLAFPPLQAAATLQFMDRVFGTSFFLPTGLVVGGSAADIAGGGNPLLYQHLFWFLAHPEVYVLILPAMGIVGEVIANNIRKPLWGYRSLVYSLIFLGFMSFIVWAHHMFQTGMGTAMSIFFQTTTMIISIPSVIILTALIISLWGGSIRFTVPMLFALAFLPMFGIGGLTGLPLGLASPDIHLHDTFYVIGHFHYVVAPGTLFALFAGIYYWFPKATGRMMNQTLGKAHFWTSLVFINIVFMPMFWQGMAGLSRRLYDPTFYAHGAAVQDLNVLISYGAWGLGLAQLIFIYNFFASIFAGERVTNDNPWEATTLEWAAPTPPPHGNFAHAPAVYRGPYEYSVPGAAADYIPQFDK, encoded by the coding sequence ATGTCCGAGACACACCACCACCCAGAGCTCCCGTTCTGGCGCAAGTACATCTTCTCCGTCGACCACAAGGTCATTGGAATCCAGTACGGGATCACGGCTCTGTTCTTCCTGTTCTTCGGGTTCTGTCTGATCATGCTGCTGCGCTGGCAGCTGGCTTTCCCGGGCCAGGCTCTTCCTCTGATCGGCGGCTGGTTCAGCGACGCGACGATGCCGGGCGGCGTGATGCTGCCGGAGTTCTACAACCAGCTCGGTGCGATGCACGGAACGATCATGGTGTTCCTCGGCGTCGTTCCGCTCGCCGTCGGCGGCTTCGGCAACTATGTCGTGCCGCTTCAGGTGGGCGCGCCGGACATGGCCTTCCCCAAGCTGAACATGGCCAGCTACTGGTCGTTCTTCGTCGGCGGCGTGGTGATGCTGCTGAGCTTCTTCATTCCCGAAGGCGGCGCCGCGCAGTCCGGATGGACGTCGTATCCGCCGCTGGCCAGCATCGCGCCCGAAGGCCAGACCTGGTGGCTGGTCGGCATGCTGTTCCTGATCTTCTCGTCGCTGCTCGGCTCGGTGAACTTCATCGTCACCATCATGCATCTGCGCGCGCCGGGGCTGACGATGATGCGCCTGCCCTTCTTCGTGTGGGCGCAGCTGGTCACGAGCTTCCTGCTGCTGCTGGCGTTCCCGCCGCTGCAGGCCGCGGCCACGCTGCAGTTCATGGATCGCGTCTTCGGCACCAGCTTCTTCCTGCCCACCGGCCTGGTGGTCGGTGGCAGCGCGGCCGACATCGCCGGCGGCGGCAATCCGCTGCTCTACCAGCACCTGTTCTGGTTCCTGGCCCACCCCGAGGTCTACGTCCTGATCCTTCCGGCCATGGGCATCGTCGGCGAGGTGATCGCCAACAACATCCGCAAGCCGCTGTGGGGCTACCGCTCGCTGGTCTACTCGCTGATCTTCCTCGGCTTCATGTCGTTCATCGTCTGGGCGCACCACATGTTCCAGACCGGCATGGGCACGGCGATGAGCATCTTCTTCCAGACCACGACGATGATCATCTCGATTCCCTCCGTCATCATCCTGACGGCGCTGATCATCTCGCTGTGGGGCGGCTCGATCCGCTTCACGGTCCCGATGCTGTTCGCCCTGGCCTTCCTGCCGATGTTCGGCATCGGCGGCCTGACCGGCCTGCCGCTCGGACTGGCCTCGCCCGACATCCACCTGCACGACACGTTCTACGTCATCGGCCACTTCCACTACGTGGTCGCGCCGGGAACGCTCTTCGCCCTGTTCGCCGGCATCTACTACTGGTTCCCCAAGGCCACCGGCAGGATGATGAACCAGACGCTGGGCAAGGCGCATTTCTGGACCTCGCTGGTGTTCATCAACATCGTCTTCATGCCGATGTTCTGGCAGGGCATGGCGGGACTGTCGCGCCGCCTCTACGATCCGACCTTCTACGCGCACGGCGCGGCGGTGCAGGACCTCAACGTGCTGATCTCCTATGGCGCGTGGGGGCTGGGGCTGGCGCAGCTCATCTTCATCTACAACTTCTTCGCCAGTATCTTCGCCGGCGAGCGGGTCACCAACGACAATCCCTGGGAGGCCACGACGCTGGAATGGGCCGCGCCCACGCCGCCGCCGCACGGCAACTTCGCGCACGCGCCGGCGGTCTATCGCGGCCCCTACGAGTACAGCGTCCCCGGCGCCGCCGCCGACTACATTCCGCAGTTCGACAAATAG
- a CDS encoding cytochrome c oxidase subunit 3, protein MEIAHITEPHPDTGLVNSKLGVWLFLASEVMLFGALFSSLILLRISSLEWPHGTEYLNVPLATLNTMVLITSSVTAVMAWASLKVNDWAKHRMYLAATLLCGFGFMIIKYIEYTSKFEHGYYPNTNNFLGIYFTMTGLHAIHVLGGMVVMAYFLGPGARLWQHNREQFTDRIEGFGLYWHFVDLVWIFLFPTLYLL, encoded by the coding sequence ATGGAAATCGCCCATATCACCGAGCCGCATCCGGACACCGGGCTGGTCAATTCCAAGCTGGGAGTGTGGCTGTTCCTGGCCTCGGAGGTGATGCTGTTCGGGGCGCTGTTCTCGTCGCTGATCCTGCTGCGGATCAGCTCGCTGGAGTGGCCTCACGGCACCGAGTACCTGAACGTCCCGCTGGCCACGCTCAACACGATGGTGCTGATCACGTCGTCGGTCACGGCGGTGATGGCGTGGGCTTCGCTCAAGGTGAACGACTGGGCCAAGCACCGCATGTACCTGGCCGCGACGCTGCTGTGCGGCTTCGGGTTCATGATCATCAAGTACATCGAGTACACGAGCAAGTTCGAGCACGGCTACTACCCGAACACGAACAACTTCCTCGGCATCTACTTCACGATGACGGGGCTGCACGCGATCCACGTGCTCGGCGGCATGGTCGTAATGGCCTACTTCCTCGGACCCGGCGCCAGGCTGTGGCAGCACAACCGCGAGCAGTTCACGGATCGCATCGAGGGCTTCGGTCTGTACTGGCACTTCGTCGACCTCGTGTGGATCTTCCTGTTCCCCACGCTGTACCTGCTCTAG